The Pseudomonadota bacterium genome includes a region encoding these proteins:
- a CDS encoding glycosyltransferase family 2 protein: MSAPGIERPEIAYCVPVMNRLADLKATLGHNLEQISEFWPRVRMIVACFDRSPECVDWIRKEFSSAIDVGHLELRQPAHLEFWHFGRAKNAFRQDFPARYYASLDGDNYLSRAAVAAELALIADDSQDFVIHHFSGRWGDGTSGRITLPGELYVRHGYLEEIFPRQFDEMGVILGLLARYPDLLFVSRPGVRIFELSNWSREFIARNQLRVRHRELDFGEARSPANPRGAGYVESDRRLYYFQNINASYTGYKRSVDEAAREWFGVQLKAWQDELSCHSACADVLEVMFGGSGMARLRRTADITLYAVNRNHFELLGPWLDHYRRLGVERFIVVDDGSDPPLETAMSGDDVFVVRPEFGQFRTSKVFWLKALMMGFQEPGSWVLTSDIDEFLDLPPVDNPQAGDSRLAAAIERAECAGGSECPGVLVDMMPPPGVHSVSRDGVIDTMDWHYWRPLMTRCPYGELGPVQWGFDQYWPVSLALDVRFRLFGTIDCLRKVPLFRFEPSVILNQGLHALEREGRQISAADLLQPDQPLYPLRHYKMARLFRPRREGADAFERVDQYFGRTQANMARMQAADRDYIDRVWAATPFKQQWQGPAAFPFSKRLADGLAALRGDAENAQAVPESSDGVR; encoded by the coding sequence ATGAGCGCACCCGGGATCGAGCGCCCCGAGATCGCTTACTGCGTTCCGGTCATGAACCGACTGGCCGACCTCAAGGCGACGCTCGGCCACAACCTTGAGCAGATTTCTGAATTCTGGCCCCGGGTCCGCATGATCGTCGCCTGCTTTGATCGTTCCCCGGAATGTGTCGACTGGATCCGGAAGGAGTTTTCTTCAGCGATCGATGTGGGGCATCTCGAGCTCAGGCAGCCGGCTCATCTGGAGTTCTGGCATTTTGGCCGGGCCAAGAACGCCTTCCGGCAGGACTTTCCGGCGCGCTACTACGCCAGTCTGGACGGCGATAACTATCTCTCGCGGGCGGCGGTCGCCGCTGAACTGGCGCTGATTGCCGACGACAGCCAGGACTTTGTCATTCACCATTTTTCCGGCCGCTGGGGCGATGGCACCTCCGGGCGCATTACCCTGCCGGGTGAACTCTATGTGCGGCACGGTTATCTGGAAGAGATTTTTCCGCGCCAGTTCGATGAGATGGGTGTCATTCTCGGTTTGCTGGCGCGTTATCCGGATCTGCTGTTCGTGTCCCGCCCGGGCGTGCGAATTTTTGAGCTGTCCAACTGGTCGCGTGAGTTCATCGCCCGCAACCAGCTGCGCGTTCGGCACCGGGAGCTTGATTTTGGCGAAGCGCGCAGCCCGGCCAACCCGCGTGGCGCCGGCTATGTGGAAAGCGACCGACGGCTTTACTATTTCCAGAACATCAATGCGTCCTACACCGGCTACAAGCGTTCGGTTGACGAAGCGGCGCGCGAGTGGTTCGGCGTGCAACTCAAGGCCTGGCAAGACGAGTTGTCCTGTCATTCGGCCTGTGCCGATGTGCTGGAAGTGATGTTCGGTGGCAGCGGAATGGCGCGCTTGAGACGGACGGCGGACATCACGCTCTACGCCGTCAATCGCAACCATTTCGAGCTGCTCGGGCCCTGGCTGGATCACTATCGCCGCCTCGGCGTGGAGCGATTCATTGTCGTCGACGATGGCTCCGACCCGCCGCTTGAAACGGCGATGAGCGGTGACGACGTGTTCGTTGTTCGGCCGGAATTCGGCCAGTTTCGAACCTCGAAGGTGTTCTGGCTCAAGGCGCTGATGATGGGTTTTCAGGAACCGGGCAGCTGGGTGCTGACCAGCGACATCGACGAGTTTCTGGATTTGCCGCCCGTCGACAATCCTCAGGCGGGCGACTCCCGGCTCGCTGCGGCGATCGAGCGCGCCGAGTGCGCGGGGGGAAGCGAATGCCCCGGCGTGCTGGTCGACATGATGCCGCCACCCGGTGTACACAGTGTGTCCCGGGACGGCGTGATCGATACGATGGATTGGCATTACTGGCGCCCGTTGATGACACGCTGCCCGTACGGGGAACTGGGGCCGGTTCAGTGGGGCTTTGATCAATACTGGCCGGTATCGCTGGCGCTGGATGTTCGCTTCAGACTGTTCGGCACCATTGACTGCCTGCGCAAGGTGCCGTTGTTCAGGTTTGAACCATCGGTCATTCTCAACCAGGGGCTGCACGCGCTTGAGCGTGAAGGGCGCCAGATTTCTGCCGCCGATCTGCTGCAGCCCGATCAACCGCTCTATCCCCTGCGACATTACAAAATGGCCCGTCTGTTTCGTCCCCGCCGGGAAGGCGCGGATGCATTCGAGCGCGTGGACCAGTATTTCGGCCGGACTCAGGCCAACATGGCGCGCATGCAGGCTGCTGATCGCGACTACATTGACCGGGTCTGGGCGGCGACACCGTTCAAACAGCAGTGGCAGGGTCCGGCAGCGTTTCCGTTCAGCAAGCGACTTGCTGACGGCCTGGCCGCGCTGCGCGGTGATGCCGAAAATGCCCAGGCGGTACCGGAGTCTTCCGATGGCGTCCGGTGA